A window of the Glaciimonas sp. CA11.2 genome harbors these coding sequences:
- the rfaE1 gene encoding D-glycero-beta-D-manno-heptose-7-phosphate kinase codes for MKANQKVEVSQVSQVVPASFESVQILVVGDVMLDRYWFGEVSRISPEAPVPIVRVEKREERLGGAANVARNIATLGGGAGLLGVVGQDEAGDVVDSLLTELGINSFLTRDPAISTIIKLRVIGRQQQLLRIDFEEPPTDTVLRDKLTRFNTLLPQYGVIVLSDYAKGSLVNVADMIAAAKDAGKCILVDPKGDDFSRYAGATILTPNKSELMRIVGTWKSEEELTTKAQNLRQSLALEALLVTRSEEGMTLYTDHQVVHFPTMAREVFDVSGAGDTVIATMAVMMGAGFPIAEAVALANRAGGIVVGKLGTATVTHKELFP; via the coding sequence ATGAAAGCCAATCAGAAAGTGGAAGTCTCACAAGTTTCACAAGTGGTTCCTGCTTCGTTTGAAAGCGTTCAAATATTGGTGGTCGGCGATGTCATGCTAGATCGCTATTGGTTTGGCGAAGTAAGCCGGATTTCACCAGAAGCGCCGGTACCGATAGTACGCGTTGAAAAGCGTGAAGAGCGCTTAGGTGGCGCGGCTAACGTTGCCCGTAATATCGCTACGCTTGGCGGTGGTGCCGGTTTGCTTGGTGTGGTTGGCCAAGACGAGGCGGGCGACGTTGTGGATAGCCTGTTGACTGAGTTAGGGATCAATAGCTTCCTGACGCGCGACCCGGCCATTTCGACCATCATCAAGTTGCGTGTGATTGGGCGACAGCAGCAGTTGCTGCGGATCGATTTTGAAGAACCGCCAACCGACACTGTTTTGCGCGATAAATTGACTCGTTTCAACACATTATTGCCGCAATATGGTGTGATCGTTTTATCGGATTACGCTAAAGGGAGCTTGGTCAATGTCGCTGATATGATCGCAGCCGCCAAGGATGCGGGGAAATGTATTCTCGTTGATCCCAAAGGAGACGATTTTTCACGGTATGCGGGCGCTACGATATTGACCCCGAATAAATCTGAATTGATGCGGATTGTCGGTACCTGGAAAAGCGAAGAAGAACTCACCACGAAGGCACAAAACCTACGTCAATCGCTAGCACTGGAAGCACTTTTGGTGACGCGGTCAGAAGAGGGAATGACCTTGTATACGGATCACCAAGTGGTTCATTTTCCGACCATGGCGCGTGAAGTGTTCGATGTCTCCGGTGCAGGTGATACGGTGATTGCGACGATGGCGGTCATGATGGGTGCGGGTTTTCCGATTGCTGAGGCGGTGGCTCTGGCAAATCGTGCTGGCGGTATTGTGGTTGGTAAGCTCGGGACTGCAACGG